Within the Verrucomicrobiota bacterium genome, the region TATCGTTAAGGTTTTTCCCGTGAACAATAATCCACGGGTTGGCGCCATACGCCATGCGTTAGTGTGCCAAAAGAAGTCTTTCGGACAAGCAGAATATTTACCCCGGATCCTTCGGAACGCGTCCGCCAATAAGTCGCGCAATTCGGCGAAATGCGCGTGCCGTTAAATCATAACGCGCCGATTTGGCTTCGCCACCGATCAATTCAAGACGACACCGCGACGAATGTAGGTGGGTTCATCGAGGTCTTCGCCTTGCACAATGGTCGGCTCGCTTTTTTCAAAGCGGCCTCGGGAAATGATGTCCAGCGGAAGTTGCCCTTGCAGCGTATTGGCTTTTTTCCGACGGGCCCGCGTGGGTTGCTGATTCTTCAGCAGGGCGGCGGCACGCTCCGGCGGCATGCCGGGCGCGGGCGCGACAAAGCGGGCCGGTGACCGCGTCACCGGTCGGTGCTGCACATCCGTATCCACTTCGGCAGAAATGTTTTCAGGCTCACCTGGCGGCGGCATGGGTGCGGACTCGGAAGCAACTGGATTGAGCATCGGCGCAGGCTCCGTGGCACCACCGCCAAAACGGGAAGCAATCAGCGTGACGGACAACCGGCCTTTCATGCCAGGGTCCACGGCGGCACCCATGGCTTGACGCGCACCTTCCGCCACCCGGTTGATCTGTTCCATCAGGCGGTTAATCTCCCCCATGGACATATCATCACCACCGACAAAGCTGACCAGAATGGCGTCCGCACCCGCAATGGCCTGGCCGCCATCCAGCAGCAGGTGACTCAGGAGCTTTTCCTGAATCTCCCGCGCGCGGTTTTCGCCGGAGGCTTCCACGGTGGCAATGGCGCTCTCGGCGTGTTTGCCATCGGTCACACTTCGCAAGTCAGCGACATCGAGCTTGATCAGCGCCGGACAGGTGAGCAGCCGCCAGATGCCCCGCACGCCCTCGCACAAGAGCCCGTTCATGATTTGGAAGGCATCCTGCAGGCTTGTCTTTTCATCCACCAACTTGAAAATTTTCTGATTGGGGATGCAGATGACGCTATCCGCCTCCGCCTTGAGCTGATGGAGGCCCAGGGTGGCCTGACGGGAACGGCGGCTGCCCTCGAACTCGAAGGGCAGCGTGACCACGCATAATACCAGCGCACCAGCCGATTTGGCCGCACGCGCCAGCACCGGACTCACACCCGTGCCCGTACCGCCACCCAGTCCCGCCACAATAAAAACAATGTCCGCCCCCGTACAAAGGGTTTTGAGCCGCGCCTCGTCTTCCAAGGCAGCGGCGCGCCCCACGTCGGGATCACCCCCAGCTCCCATGCCACGACTCAGGTTCTTGCCCAATAAAACTGGCTGTGCCTGGCTGGCCTCTTTCAATGCCTGGGCATCGGTATTCAGCACGGCCAGACCGACGCCGGCAAGGCCCTCGCCCGCCAGACGCTGGACGGCGTTGCCGCCGCCGTTGCCCACGCCAAAGACGCGGATATTGAGAGCGGCTTTCACGATCGCGGGAGAAATATCACATGGGTCACTCATAAGCACCTCGTAATTCGGTTCATCGGCGGAAGATCGGGCCAAACGCTTCCTTGAGTTTTTGGGTAATCCCGTTTGGACGGCTCTTTTTCTGCTGGAACGAGCCGAACTTCACCAGGCCGATGCCGGCGGAAAATTCGGGCTGGTCGAGCGCTGACTTGATGCCGCTGATCGAGCTGGTTTTACCGATGAACGTCTGGACCTGGAAAATGCTCTGGGCCAAATTTTGCACCTGCGGGATGCGCGCGCCGCCGCCGCACAGGAACACGCCGGCCCGGAGGTAATCCAGCAGCCCGTTTTGCGCCAGGTCCATTTCGATCAGTTGAAAAATTTCCTCGACGCGCGGCCCCATAATGCGGTGCAGGTGTTCGAGGTTGATGACCTTGGCGGGCAGCCCGATTTCACTTTCGATAGAAATGGTCTGACCTTTGAGATCGGGCGGCATGACGGCGGCTCCGTGGGACAGCTTGAGCTGTTCAGCCCGGCCCATCGGCACTTTGAGGCCATAGGCAAGATCGTTGGAAACGTGGTCGCCCCCCACGGCCAGCACGGCGGCATGTTTGACAATCCCATCGGCATAGAGCACGTACTCGGTCACTCCGCCGCCGATATCAATCACCAGGGCACCCACCTCTTTTTGCTCGGCGGTCAGCACGGCAAGCGCGGAAGCCAGCCCGTTGAACACGACGGCATCCACATCCAGTTGCAATCCCTTCACGGTGCGGATGGCATTTTGAAAACGATTGGCGTTACCATGAATCACATGGACATCCACCTCGAGGCGCGAGGCGTACATGTCCACCGGGTTGGTCACCCCTTCCTGGCCATCCACAATGAAATGCTGCCGGATGGCGTGGATGGTGGCGTCGGTGGCAGGAATATTGATGACCTTGGCGTTCTTGATGACGTCCTCGACATCCTCCTTGGTAATGGACCGGTCGGCAGACAGGATGGGATGGACGCCACGGTTGGTGAAGCCGCGCACATGACTGCCGGTCACGCCCAGATAGACGCTGCGAATTTCCGCGTCCGACATCTGTTCGGCCTCGACGATGGCGGCGCGAATATCCTCGGCGGCCTGGGCGGCATCAATCATCTCGCCCTTGCGGACGCCACGCGATTTGGCCTGGCCGACGCCAATGATGTTCAGCGCGCCGGCGTCGTTGATTTCACCGACGACGGCGCATACCTTGGAAGTGCCGACTTCCAAGCCAACAATGACTGAGGAGTTATCAAACATTTTTCCGTTTGGGGGTTGGGCGAACAGGTTTGACGGATTTGGCGGGCACCGGAACCACCGCGCTGGCGTCCACCACGGTGAACGGCACGTTATTGGCCACGGAGAGATCAAGATTGGCGAGGGACTTGCCGCGTTGCCGCGCATAATCATGCGCGACCCGCCAGCGGCGCAATTGCACCTCCAGACGATCGGAGCCAAACACCACCCGGCACCCCTGGCCGGTGGTCAGGGTCATGACTTCCGGCGAGGCCAGATCAATCCAGCGCACATCCACCAGCCCAGCCATGGGTGAGCGTTCAAATTCAGTCAGCAAACGCAACGCCGCCTTGACGGGCAAGGATTCCACCGGGCGTCCGGGCCGCAGTTCAGCGTGGTTTACTCCGGTTAAAATCGGCAGGAATTCGTTGGTGGCCGCCCAGGGGATCGCCCGCTGCTGCGGGCGCACCGGCAGCATCACAAACCCCTTTTCGTCCAGCGTGTACAAGGCCTGATCGCGAACCCCGGGGCCAAGCGGCTGCAAAATTTGGGCGATGGGCTGGCGTTCAGTGATGCGGATGCGCAAGGTTTGCGGCAGCACCCGTTCGACGGCGACACTCTGAATCATGGGCACCAATTCCAGATCGCGTTTGACCCGCGGCAAATCCAACCCGAAGAGATTCATCCCCACCTGCACACCAGCCCAGCGGCGCAATTGGTCCTGCGACAGCACACCGTCGGTTTCCACGCTGATGGAATGAATGGCAAACGATTCATTTTCATACACCCAGCGATCCAGCATCCACGCACCGCCGCGCCACATCAGGAACACGACGAATAGCGTGCCAAAGGTGAGACCCATAGCCATGGAAGCAAAACGCACCCGGGTCGCGCGCGCCTGTGCGGCGCTGAGTTTCACGTCGAGCACATTATGATGCTCGAACCGGCGATTTTTTGCTTTGCGATTAAATGGCCACATAAGGAAATTTTGTCCGTCGTTTTAGCACGCGGGCGCCAGGCTGCGATGCAGTGCCAGTTCCACCATCCGCTGGCAGAGCGTGGGGTAATCCATCCCCGCCGCCGCTGCGGCTTTGGGCAACAGGCTGGTCTCGGTCATGCCCGGCAGTGTGTTGACCTCCAAGACCATTGGCTGCCCCTGCCCCGTCACCATCACGTCCACACGCGCGTAATCGCGCCCCCCGATGGCATGGAACGCGCCGAGGGCCGCGTCCTGGATGCGCCGCGTCAACTCCGCCTCAAATTCGGCCGGGCAAAAATAATCCGTCGCGCCGGGAGTGTATTTGTTCGCGTAATCGTAGCCGCCGGTTTTGGGCCGCACCTCGACCACCGGCAGGGCCTGGTTGTCCAAAATGCCCACCGTGGTTTCCCGGCCAATCACCCGTTCTTCAACCAGCAACACCGAATCATAACGGAAACCGCGCGCCAAGGCGGCGCGCCACTGGGTTTGCTCCTCCACGAAGCTCAGCCCCACACTGGAACCCTGGCGCACGGGCTTGACCACCACCGGCGGTTGCCACCCTTGCGGCCAGGCTGCCTCGAGCGTTTTGACCAGGCAGCCCTTGGGCGTAGGCACTCCGGCACTGATGCATTTCTGTTTGGTGGCCACCTTGTCAAAAGCGACCCGGCTGGCCTCAATCCCGCAGCCGGTGTACGGCACACCGAGCTTTTCCAGCTCAGCTTGAACCGTGCCGTCCTCGCCGTAGGTTCCGTGCAAGGCCAGGAACGCCACGTCCGTATTGGATTCCAACGACCATTGGCCGGGTCGGGCATCCACCTCCTGCACTTCATGCCCGATTGAACGCAGCGCATTCGCCACGGCCTGGCCGGTGCGCAAGGACACTTCCCGCTCGGCGGAAGGTCCCCCGAGCAACACCGCGATATGCAATTTGTCAGTCATAACGTTATTGGTGATAAATCATTCTCCGATAATTTCCACTTCGGTTTCCAACTCGATGCCGCGCGCCGACCGGGCGCGCTGCTGAATCAGTTCTATTAAAGCGAGGACATCCTGGGCAGTGGCCTGGCCGTCATTCACGATGAAATTCGCGTGAACATCCGACACCACGGCACCACCCACCCGGGCGCCTTTCAACCCCAGTTCGTCAATCAATTTGCCGGCGGGGATGGCCGCGGGATTTTTGAAAATGCAACCGGCGCTGGGTTGGCGGGGCTGGGCGCGCCAACGTTTGCGATTGCTCTCGCGCAGGCGCTCCGCGATGTGTGGGCGCGACGACGGCTCGCCCTTGAGCACCGCGCCCAAGGCCAAATGATTCTTGAACAGCGGGCAGCCGCGATACTCCACATTCACTCCCGACGCCGGACGCTCCGTCACCCGTCCGTCATGGTCCATCAAACGGATTTGCTCGACCACCTCGAACAGCCAGTGCCCCATGGCTCCGGCATTCATGCGCATCGCCCCGCCCAAACTGCCGGGAATCCCCTCCAGAAACTCGAGTCCGCCCAGTTCGTGATCGCGGGCGAGGTTGGCGATTTGTTTCAATCCCGCACCCGCGCCGCAACGCAGGCGTTGTTCCACGACCTCGATGCGGCTGAAATTGGGATGCGCCAGCGAAATGACCATTCCCCGTACGCCCTGATCTTTCACCAGCAGATTGGAACCGCGCCCCAACATTCGGAAGGGAATTCCTTTCGCCTGGCAGAACAGCAGCACCGCCGCGAGATCGCTCTCGGAAGTGGGTTCCACGTAAAAGTCGGCCCGGCCACCCACCCGGAACGTGGTTTTGCGCGAGAGCGGCTCGTCACGCCGTAACACGCATTCCGGCGACAACTTCGCAAGCAGTTCAGCATGTAATTGATCGGTCGCCACAGGAATCGCGCGACGTAATTCACTGGCCAGCGCGTGCGCGGTCACAGTGATGTCCGCACCCGCGCCCAAAAATATCACCACATCCCCCGGTTGCATGGCGGCCCGCACCTGGCGGCGCAGTTCCTCGAATCCGGGAACATGGCTTGCATCCACTCCGCAAGCCCGGATTTCTGCGGCCAGGTGCGCGCTGGTCACGCCGGGAATCTCCGGTTCGCTGGCCGCATAAATATCACCAATCCAAAGTTTATCCGCCCCGGCAAAACACGTGCGAAATTCCGGCAGCAGATGCAGAGTGCGGGTGTAGCGATGCGGCTGGAAAGCGACCAGGAGCCGGCGTCCCCCCAGCGATTGAAGGGCGCGCAGCGTGACCCGGATTTCGTTGGGATGATGCCCGTAGTCATCAAACACGCGGAACCTGGCATCGCGGAACAATTCCTGTTGCCGCCGCGCCGCCCCGCGAAACTCTGCAATCACCGGCGCAATGCGTTCCGGGGGATAGCCGAGTTGATGCAGGAGCGCAATGGCAGCGGTGGCGTTGGCGATATTATGTTCGCCGATCAGGCGCAGATGAAAATCACCCAACCGCAAACCGTTGTGCCACACTGTAAACGCGGAAGCATACTCGGAACCAATGCCGGGCGATGGCCGCCGCTCAATTCGATAAGCCGCCAAAGCGTCAAAGCCATACGAAACCGCTCCCGTCCGCTGCGCCAGCAAAACCGCCAACCGCGTATCATCCGCGCAGAATACCACGCACCCCGGAGTCTGCGCGGCAAAAGCGTCGAATTCACGGCAAATCGCATCCAGATTCGCAAAGTGATCCAGATGCTCCGCGTCCACATTCAGAATAATGGCGTGTTGCGGACGGAAATCGCGCAAGGTGCCGTCGCTTTCGTCGGCCTCGATGACAAACCAGGGCGCCGGACCGGACGCCGGCGCGGGGGCAAACCGTCCGTGCTGCGCCAATTGCGGGACCAGCCAACCCACCGCGTAACTGGCCGGCGGACCAAGCTGCTCCAGCGCAAACGCCAGCAGGGCGCTGGTAGTGGTTTTACCATGCATTCCGGCGACACAGATGCCGCGTTGCCGCTGTAATAACGCCGCCAACAGATGCGCGCGCCGCACGGTGGGAATGCCCAGCGCCTGCGCCCGCACCAATTCCGGATTGTTCGCCCGCACCGCCGCGGTGCAGGCCACGAGCACCGGACGTTCCGACTCCAGCCGTCCGGCGTCATGCCCCAATTCAAGCCGCGCGCCACGCGCGCGAAGCTGCTCAATCTCGGGATTGACCTGCAAATCCGAACCCGCCACCTGGTGGCCAAGGTCCAGCAACAGGTGTCCCAGCGCGCTCATGCCGCACCCGCCGGCCCCCACCAAATACACCACGCTTCCCTGCCCCGCCGCGTCGAGCAGGTTGCTGATTTGAGATGGCGTCAGCGGGTTCATGTGGCCACGGTGGTGGATTCAAGCCGGGCACCCGCCACGGCGGAAAAGTTGAATTGCCCGCCATGCAATTGCTTCAGGCGCGCCAACATCTGATCCGCGATCACCCCGGCAGCGTCAGGCTTATGCCACTGGCCGACCGCCTCCGCCATGCGGGCGTGTGCCGCCGGATCGTGCGCCAGCGGTTCGAGCAACGCCAGCAGGCGCGCGGGCGTGGCGGATTTTTGTTCCAGCAAACTGGCCGCGCCGGTATCCGCAAACGCGCGCGCATTAAAATATTGATGATTGCCCGCCGCAAACGGAAACGGAATCAACACGGCGGGCAGGCGCATGGCGGCCAGTTCCGCCTGCGAGGAAGCCCCGGCGCGGCTGATGGCCACCGTGGCGGCGCCGAGCGCGCACTCCATGCGATCCAGGAATTGCCAGACCACCGCGTCCAGTTGGCGCGCCGCATAGGCCGCCCGCACCTTTTCATAATCCTGAACGCCGGCCAGATGCGCGAACTGCCAGCCGGGCAAGCGTTCTTTTAGAAAATCCAATGACGCAATCACCAATTCATTAATACCCGTCGCCCCCTGGCTGCCCCCCATCACCAGCAGCACCGGACGCTCGGCTTTCAGGCCCAGCCGGCGGCGTGACTCCCCGGGTTCGCCGGCTCGGAACTGCGGACGCACCGGCGTACCCACCACCTGCGCGCGAGCCAACCGTTGCGCCGTCGCGGGAAACCCGACGAACGATTGATGCACAAAACGGGCCAGCCAGCCATTGGCCCGGCCCGGGATGGTGTTGGACTCGTGCAAGAACGCGGCCGCGCCAAACTTCCGCCCGGCATGCACCGGCGGCGCGCTGGTAAAGCCGCCCATGGCCAGCACCGCCTGGGGTGGCCGTTGGCGAAAGAGCCGGACCGCCAGACGATAGGATTGCCAGAAGCCCTTGAAAAATTGCAGGTACCGATGGTCCGTCATCCCAACGGCGGGCAACGTATGCACGGTAATCCCGTCCACGCCTTTCACCGCCTCCTGATCCACTTCCTTGGGGGAAATCAGCGCCAGCACCTCACACCCGCGCGCCCGCAATTCGCCCGCCACGGCCAGACCGGGGAACAAATGCCCACCGGTGCCACCGCAGGCGATGGCCACAAGGGGTTTGGAGGAGCGATGGCTCATTCAAGAAACCGGGGTAATCGGAATGGGTTCGTTGGCTAACGCGTCTTCGGTTGGGTTCACCGTCCCGCCCGCCTGTCGCGCCACGCTGAGCAGAATGCCCATGCTCGCCAGCATCACGAGCAAACTAGACCCGCCATAACTGATGAAGGGGAGCGGCAAGCCCTTGTTGGGCAGCACATCAGTGACGACCCCAATATTGATGAACGCCTGCAGACAGACCAGCAGCGTGATGCCCGCCGCCAGGAACGTGCCAAAATCATCGCTCGCCCGCCAGGCGATGAACATGCCACAAGCGAGAATCACCAGATAGCCCAACACAATGCCCAGAGTGGCGACAATTCCCAGCTCCTCACCAATGATGGTGAGAATGAAATCCGTGTGGTGCTCCGGCACAAAACCGAGCTTCTGCCGGCTGTCCCCCAACCCCAGCCCTTCGGCGCCGCCCGAGCCCAGCGCGATGATGCCTTGATAGGTCTGATAGCCCGTGCCGTCCATGTGCTGCTCCGGATAGAGCCACGCCATCACGCGCGCGCGCCGCACTGGATTGCTCCAGATGGCGGCGCCCAGACCGAGGCACACCAGCAGCACCACGGGCAAAAACGCGCTCCAACGCACCCCGGCGACCAGCAGGAGCATGGCGCTGACCGCGCCGATCAACATCGTGGTGCCGTAATCACGACCGGCCAGGATCAGCCCCAGAACCACGGCGAGCGCCGCCCCCGGGATGAGCACACCGAACTTGAAGCGCGCCAGCCGCCGCCGGTACCGCTCCGCGTAATGCGCCAGCGCGATGATCACGGCGAGTTTGGCGAGTTCCGAGGGCTGGAACCGCAGCGGACTCAGATTCAGCCAGCGATGTGCGCCATTAATTTTCAAACCAATTACAGGCACGAAAACTAGGCAGAGCAGGACACAGGCCAGCCCGAACAGCACCAGCGAGACACGTTTCCAAACATGGTAATCCAGCGAAAGCGTGCCGGCAAACGCCCCCACCCCCAGCGCGCACCAAAGCAATTGCATCATCAGGTAATGCGTGCCTTTCTGCGTCATGCTGGCGCTATAAAGCATCACCATGCCCAGCGCGATCAGCGCCGCGACGCAAAAGATGAGAATCGTGGTGACGATTTTCATGGGGTGAGATGGAAAATGTTCCTCAATGGGTTCAAAGCAAACTGGGCGCCGGACTGAGGATCCCCGGCGCCCAGTGGTTGATCGGTTTGATCAGGAGGTCACCGAGGGCGGCGTGACCGGCATCGCCGCCGGAGCCGCCGGGGCTGCCGGAACCGTTGCTTCCGCTTTACCCGGAATCTTCAGCTTCTGCCCTTCGCGGATCATGTCCGTCGGCAGGTTGTTGGCCATCTTGATCTGTTTGGGGGTGGTGCCCTTCGCCTTGGCAATTTTAATCAGGCTGTCATTTTTCTTCACCGTGTACACGTTGCCACTGCTGTCCGTCGTCGCCGCCGGAGCAACACTGTCAACTGGTTTCGCGGTGGCCACCGCCGCCGTCTTTTCGGGGATTTTGATTTTCAGCCCGATTTTCAGCTTGCGGGAATCCACCCCGGGATTGGCTTTGGTGATGGCCGCCACGCTCACGCCATATTTCTTGGCAATCGTGGTGAACGAATCACCCTTGGCAATCGGATGCTCGGTGGCGGTGCCCGTGGCCACTGCAGGCGGCGTCAGACCGCTGTCCACGGGCGGCAGCGGAGTCACCGGTACTACTGGCGTTGCGGGCGGGTTGACCACAACGGATTGTGGTGGCTGCATCGGTGGAGTTACCACCGATGGTGTGGTGGTGAGCGGCATATCCAACGGCGTACTGTTGGAGTTGCCCACCAATAAACTGGAATTATCCAGCGGCGGCGCCTTGGCGACGGTTTGTTTATCCTTGCAACCTTGCACCAGCAAGGCACCGAGCAATACGACGTGAAATGCCAGGATGGCAAACACGGCGATATACACGTTGGACCGGCTTTTAGGTTTCTGGTCGTCCTGCATCCCTTGGGGGGGGAACGAGTTCTGCGTATTCATCTGTCTTAGGTTCGCTTCTTATAGCGTCCTTTCTTTGAGGTTGTTTATTTGTTTGTTGCCCCGGCGTTTTCCCTCACAAAAACGCCGGGACAAATTCGTATTATAATCGCGTTTCTTTTAACTCAGATTTTGCGTTGTTCAACGCGGCACCACTATGTTGTGTTTCACAAAAAGTGCAACCACAATCTGTTGTGTTTTTTAACGCACCTACCGCCGCCCGAAACACCTCGCCGCGGTGCTGATAATTCTGAAATTGGTCAAAGCTGGAACAGGCGGGGGAGAGCAACACCGTATCCCCTGGTTCAGCCTGCCGCGCGGCAGCCATCACTGCATTCGTAAGGCTCTCTTCCAAAACACATTGGGTAAAATCACCCCACGCGGCTTGCAATTTTTCCCGGGTTTCACCAATTAGGAATGCCCCCTTCACCCGCCCCGGAAATGATGGCGCAAGTTCTTGATAGTCAAAGCCCTTATCTTTTCCACCGGCAATCAGCCACAGATTGGCTTGTCCTTGGGTGGTCACCGGGATGGTCTGAATCGCCTTGCGCACCGCATCCACATTTGTGGCTTTGGAATCATTGATGTACTTGACCCCATTAATCTCGGCCACCAGTTCACAGCGATGCGGGGCAGGATCATACTTTTTCAACGCTTCGGCCACCACCTCCAGCGGCAGACGCAATACGCGCCCGACCGCCAGGGCCGCCATCATGTTTTCGGCATTATGCGGACCGCGCAAACGGGCGTGGTTCATGTCCAGCAGCGGGCCGACCCATCCCTCAATCCGGCTGATGAGCAGGCTGCGATCCAGGAAAATATCCGCCTGCCGATCCTGGGCGCTAAAGGTGATGATTTTCGAGGGAATGCTGAGCTTCATCGCCTGCATTTGCGTCAACGCCTCGAACTGCACAATGGCCCAGTCAAATGCCTGTTGGTTCATGAAAATCCGGGCCTTGGCGCGAATATAATCCGCCATACCGGTGTAGCGGTCAAAATGATCGGGGGTTAGATTCATGAGGACGGCGACCACCGGACGAAAATAATGGATGGTTTCGAGCTGGAACGAAGAGACTTCCAGCGTGAGAAAATCAAGTTCCCGGGTGCGATCCGCCACGTCGCAGAGGGGCAATCCAATGTTGCCGGCGGCCACGGTTGTACGATGCGCGTGGGTGAGCACCTTTTCGATCAGTTCGGTGGTGGTGGTTTTTCCATTGGTGCCGGTGATGGCCACATTGAGACAATACGATTGCTGGTAGCCAAGTTCCAGTTCGCCGATCACCGGTGTCCCGGCAACGACCAGCGGGTTCACCAGCGGGTGTTCCAGCGAAATGCCGGGGCTCACCACCGCCAGATCAAACGCACCCGCCGGAGCAGCGGCGGCGCCCAGCGTCACGGAAACACCCTGCGCGCGCAATTCCCGCGCCACCTGCCGCAGCGCCTCGGTATCGGCGGCATCCGCCGCCGTCACGCGGGCTCCGCGCCGGAGCAGGAGGGCGCAGGCGGCGCGCCCGCTTGCGCCAAGCCCGGCCACATACACCGATTTATTTGCCAATAAATGCATTAAATAATTAATATCAACGTATTTTAAGTGAACTCAGCGCCATCACCGCGCAGATCACGCCCAGGATGTAAAACCGCGTGACAATCCGCGAATTGGCCCAGCCGAGCTTTTGAAAATGATGGTGCAGCGGGCTCATCAGGAACACCCGCCGCCCCTCGCCGTAACGCAGACGGGTGTACTTGAACCACGTCCGCTGAATCAGCACCGAGCCGGCCTCGAGCACGAAGACCCCGCCGGCCAGCACCAACACCAGGGGCTGATGCACCAGCACGGCGATGATCCCGATCACCCCGCCCAGCGCGAGCGAGCCAGTATCGCCCATGAACACTTCCGCCGGCTGGCAGTTGAACCACAGGAAGCCCAGTCCCGCCCCGATCATCGCGGCGCAAAATACCGTCAGTTCGCCCGCGCCCGGCACATAGGTGATTTGCAGATAACGCGCAAAATTCACATTACCGGCCACATAGGTCATGATGAGCAGCACGAACGAAACGATGACCGTACAGCCGATGGCGAGGCCGTCGAGGCCGTCGGTGAGGTTGACGGCGTTCGAGGTGCCGACAATGGCAAAGACGGTGATCAGCAGGCCCGCAATCACCCCGGCCGTGCCAGTCAGCACCGGATACTTGTAGAATGGCACCATGACCTGGCTGATCAGGTTGGTCGTCAGCGGCAACCGCCACAAGTAAAAGGCGATAAAACCCGCCAGCATCACTTGTACCCAGAGTTTGACGCCTTCACGGGCGCCATCCGCGTTGCGCCGGGTGATCTTGAGATAATCATCGTAAAATCCCAACCCGCACAGCACCACCGCCGAGAGCAGCGTCAACTGGATCAGGGTGTTGTCCCACTGCGCCCATAATAACGTCGTCAGGTCCATGATCAGCACGATCATCAGCCCGCCCATGGTGGGGACATTCCGGGCGTTGTTCGCGGCGCGGGCCGCATACTCTTCCTTGAACAGCGACTCCAGCCAACGGATAAACCGGGGGCCAATCCACACACACAACAAGAGCGCCGTCAAGGCCGCGCACGCGCCGCGAAAAGTGAGATACCGGAACAGGCGCAAAAAGGAGAGGACGGGCTCCAGGGGAGTATCCTGGGTCCGTTCCAAAATCGTCTGTGCCAGCCAGTATAACATGTCAATCAATCACACCATCGAACAGTTTATCGCTCAAACTTTGGCGGTTTCGCCTTTCAATATTTCACTCACCCGTTCCAGCCGGGCGGCCCGCGATGCCTTGAGCAACACCACATCGCCGGGTTTCACCCGCGTTTTCAGTTCCGTGCCGGCCGCGCCGGCGTCCGCAAATTGTTCCACGGCCTCCAGCCCGGCCGTCCGCGCGCCGGCGGCGGTGGCCGCCGCCATCCCACCCACCGCCATCACCAAATCCAGCTTCAATTCGGCTGCCCTTTTCCCAGTCTCCCGGTGCGCCGCTTCCGCGTGCCCGCCCAGTTCCGCCAAGTCGCCCAGCACCGCGATGCGCCGGCCCGCGCACGGAAA harbors:
- a CDS encoding cell division protein FtsZ, which produces MSDPCDISPAIVKAALNIRVFGVGNGGGNAVQRLAGEGLAGVGLAVLNTDAQALKEASQAQPVLLGKNLSRGMGAGGDPDVGRAAALEDEARLKTLCTGADIVFIVAGLGGGTGTGVSPVLARAAKSAGALVLCVVTLPFEFEGSRRSRQATLGLHQLKAEADSVICIPNQKIFKLVDEKTSLQDAFQIMNGLLCEGVRGIWRLLTCPALIKLDVADLRSVTDGKHAESAIATVEASGENRAREIQEKLLSHLLLDGGQAIAGADAILVSFVGGDDMSMGEINRLMEQINRVAEGARQAMGAAVDPGMKGRLSVTLIASRFGGGATEPAPMLNPVASESAPMPPPGEPENISAEVDTDVQHRPVTRSPARFVAPAPGMPPERAAALLKNQQPTRARRKKANTLQGQLPLDIISRGRFEKSEPTIVQGEDLDEPTYIRRGVVLN
- the ftsA gene encoding cell division protein FtsA, giving the protein MFDNSSVIVGLEVGTSKVCAVVGEINDAGALNIIGVGQAKSRGVRKGEMIDAAQAAEDIRAAIVEAEQMSDAEIRSVYLGVTGSHVRGFTNRGVHPILSADRSITKEDVEDVIKNAKVINIPATDATIHAIRQHFIVDGQEGVTNPVDMYASRLEVDVHVIHGNANRFQNAIRTVKGLQLDVDAVVFNGLASALAVLTAEQKEVGALVIDIGGGVTEYVLYADGIVKHAAVLAVGGDHVSNDLAYGLKVPMGRAEQLKLSHGAAVMPPDLKGQTISIESEIGLPAKVINLEHLHRIMGPRVEEIFQLIEMDLAQNGLLDYLRAGVFLCGGGARIPQVQNLAQSIFQVQTFIGKTSSISGIKSALDQPEFSAGIGLVKFGSFQQKKSRPNGITQKLKEAFGPIFRR
- a CDS encoding FtsQ-type POTRA domain-containing protein; translated protein: MWPFNRKAKNRRFEHHNVLDVKLSAAQARATRVRFASMAMGLTFGTLFVVFLMWRGGAWMLDRWVYENESFAIHSISVETDGVLSQDQLRRWAGVQVGMNLFGLDLPRVKRDLELVPMIQSVAVERVLPQTLRIRITERQPIAQILQPLGPGVRDQALYTLDEKGFVMLPVRPQQRAIPWAATNEFLPILTGVNHAELRPGRPVESLPVKAALRLLTEFERSPMAGLVDVRWIDLASPEVMTLTTGQGCRVVFGSDRLEVQLRRWRVAHDYARQRGKSLANLDLSVANNVPFTVVDASAVVPVPAKSVKPVRPTPKRKNV
- a CDS encoding D-alanine--D-alanine ligase, whose amino-acid sequence is MTDKLHIAVLLGGPSAEREVSLRTGQAVANALRSIGHEVQEVDARPGQWSLESNTDVAFLALHGTYGEDGTVQAELEKLGVPYTGCGIEASRVAFDKVATKQKCISAGVPTPKGCLVKTLEAAWPQGWQPPVVVKPVRQGSSVGLSFVEEQTQWRAALARGFRYDSVLLVEERVIGRETTVGILDNQALPVVEVRPKTGGYDYANKYTPGATDYFCPAEFEAELTRRIQDAALGAFHAIGGRDYARVDVMVTGQGQPMVLEVNTLPGMTETSLLPKAAAAAGMDYPTLCQRMVELALHRSLAPAC
- the murC gene encoding UDP-N-acetylmuramate--L-alanine ligase, producing the protein MNPLTPSQISNLLDAAGQGSVVYLVGAGGCGMSALGHLLLDLGHQVAGSDLQVNPEIEQLRARGARLELGHDAGRLESERPVLVACTAAVRANNPELVRAQALGIPTVRRAHLLAALLQRQRGICVAGMHGKTTTSALLAFALEQLGPPASYAVGWLVPQLAQHGRFAPAPASGPAPWFVIEADESDGTLRDFRPQHAIILNVDAEHLDHFANLDAICREFDAFAAQTPGCVVFCADDTRLAVLLAQRTGAVSYGFDALAAYRIERRPSPGIGSEYASAFTVWHNGLRLGDFHLRLIGEHNIANATAAIALLHQLGYPPERIAPVIAEFRGAARRQQELFRDARFRVFDDYGHHPNEIRVTLRALQSLGGRRLLVAFQPHRYTRTLHLLPEFRTCFAGADKLWIGDIYAASEPEIPGVTSAHLAAEIRACGVDASHVPGFEELRRQVRAAMQPGDVVIFLGAGADITVTAHALASELRRAIPVATDQLHAELLAKLSPECVLRRDEPLSRKTTFRVGGRADFYVEPTSESDLAAVLLFCQAKGIPFRMLGRGSNLLVKDQGVRGMVISLAHPNFSRIEVVEQRLRCGAGAGLKQIANLARDHELGGLEFLEGIPGSLGGAMRMNAGAMGHWLFEVVEQIRLMDHDGRVTERPASGVNVEYRGCPLFKNHLALGAVLKGEPSSRPHIAERLRESNRKRWRAQPRQPSAGCIFKNPAAIPAGKLIDELGLKGARVGGAVVSDVHANFIVNDGQATAQDVLALIELIQQRARSARGIELETEVEIIGE